From Ailuropoda melanoleuca isolate Jingjing chromosome 8, ASM200744v2, whole genome shotgun sequence, a single genomic window includes:
- the KISS1 gene encoding metastasis-suppressor KiSS-1 yields the protein MKSLVSWQLMIFLCATSLRETFEKLAPMENPRPTGQRLGPQALLAPWEQSPRCAERKPTGARPRLRGPWLCPPPESSAGPQRPGLCAPRSRLIPAPRGAVLVQREKDLSAYNWNSFGLRYGKRKRQTAPPARLGGGAGRG from the exons ATGAAGTCGTTGGTTTCTTGGCAGCTGATGATTTTCCTCTGTGCCACCTCGTTGAGGGAGACATTTGAAAAGCTGGCACCCATGGAGAATCCTAGACCAACAG GCCAGCGGCTCGGACCCCAGGCCCTCCTGGCCCCGTGGGAGCAGAGCCCTCGGTGCGCAGAAAGAAAGCCCACCGGTGCCCGGCCCAGACTGCGGGGGCCCTGGCTGTGCCCGCCTCCCGAGAGCTCTGCGGGGCCCCAGCGGCCAGGCCTGTGCGCCCCCCGCAGCCGCCTGATCCCCGCCCCCCGGGGCGCGGTGCTGGTGCAGCGGGAAAAGGACCTGTCGGCCTACAACTGGAACTCCTTCGGCCTGCGCTACGGCAAGCGCAAGCGGCAGACTGCCCCTCCAGCAAGGCTCGGCGGGGGCGCTGGGCGTGGCTGA
- the GOLT1A gene encoding vesicle transport protein GOT1A isoform X2, with protein sequence MISITEWQKIGVGTTGFGIFFILFGILLYFDSVLLAFGNRHKLKGTSFFLGGVVIVLLRWPLLGMFLETYGFFSLFKGFFPVVFGFLGNASNIPYLSALFRRLQGTRSMV encoded by the exons AGATCGGTGTGGGTACCACCGGCTTCGGCATCTTCTTCATCCTCTTTGGAATACTCCTGTACTTTGATTCCGTGCTCCTGGCTTTTGGAAAC agGCACAAGCTCAAGGGGACCAGCTTCTTCCTGGGGGGGGTAGTCATTGTGCTCCTGCGTTGGCCCCTCCTGGGCATGTTCCTGGAGACCTATGGATTCTTTAGCCTCTTCAA GGGCTTTTTCCCTGTCGTCTTTGGCTTCCTGGGCAATGCTTCCAACATCCCCTACCTGAGTGCG CTGTTCCGGAGGCTTCAGGGCACCAGATCAATGGTCTGA
- the GOLT1A gene encoding vesicle transport protein GOT1A isoform X1 gives MISITEWQKIGVGTTGFGIFFILFGILLYFDSVLLAFGNLLFLTGLLFIIGLRKTFSFFFQRHKLKGTSFFLGGVVIVLLRWPLLGMFLETYGFFSLFKGFFPVVFGFLGNASNIPYLSALFRRLQGTRSMV, from the exons AGATCGGTGTGGGTACCACCGGCTTCGGCATCTTCTTCATCCTCTTTGGAATACTCCTGTACTTTGATTCCGTGCTCCTGGCTTTTGGAAAC CTGCTGTTCCTGACCGGCCTCTTATTCATCATCGGCCTGAGGAAGacgttttccttcttcttccagagGCACAAGCTCAAGGGGACCAGCTTCTTCCTGGGGGGGGTAGTCATTGTGCTCCTGCGTTGGCCCCTCCTGGGCATGTTCCTGGAGACCTATGGATTCTTTAGCCTCTTCAA GGGCTTTTTCCCTGTCGTCTTTGGCTTCCTGGGCAATGCTTCCAACATCCCCTACCTGAGTGCG CTGTTCCGGAGGCTTCAGGGCACCAGATCAATGGTCTGA